The Nitriliruptor alkaliphilus DSM 45188 genome includes a region encoding these proteins:
- a CDS encoding NAD-glutamate dehydrogenase, with protein sequence MTSGLGDGGELIDDVVDLVRRKIEPGRVPEAETFVRHFFAGVLPRDLQDREASDLYGAAMASWNLARTRQRGTPNLRVSNPDLEQHGWSSTHTVVQIVTDDMPFLVDSVTMELSRHDLGIHLIVHPMMDVHRDDRGHLLDVEGQAGRDEGHELREAFLHVEIDHQTRPEVLDEVRARLTDVLADVRAAVDDWPAMRARLWEIHEQLGEAPQPVEAEALAEARSFLAWLDDDHFTFLGYRSYDLEERAEGDIIVAQPETGLGILRGAAPSEKNLADQPPEVRELARARTLLNLTKANSRATVHRPSSLDYVGIKRFGPAGEVLGEWRFVGLYTSRIYSSRPHDIPVVRRKIATVLERADLPADTHDAKDLTAILESLPRDELFESSADELYDLAFGILGLQERRQVRLFVRRDRFGRYLSCLVFLPRDRYTTESRLKIQDVLVDAYDAGGLEHSVRLSESVLARLHFLVRVAPGQRDHPDVEEVERRLARAVRTWQDDLADALVDAHGEGRARQLEVHYRDAFPAAYREEHDARLAVVDLERLRSLDPGGDLAMSLYRPVEAPDDRVHLKLYRSGAPITLSAVLPLLENMGCEVIDQRPYSIQPVDGPQVWIHDLGLSSPPPGPLDSTHRSAAFQDAFARVWSGDSEDDGFNRLVLRAALSWREVTLLRAYSRYLRQASTRFSQAYMEDALVDNPEVTRLLVELFHARFDPSASEREHDTLPARIDAIESALDAVTSLDVDRILRSFLHLITATLRTSHFQTDADGGPRPCLSFKFDPSQIPDLPRPRPAFEIFVYAPRVEGVHLRGGAVARGGLRWSDRREDFRTEVLGLAKAQTVKNAVIVPVGAKGGFVVKTPPSVAGGRDALREEVEACYRIFIGGLLDVTDNIVDGQVVPPSDIVRFDGDDPYLVVAADKGTATFSDTANAISHERGFWLGDAFASGGSAGYDHKAMGITARGAWRSVQRHFRELGVDTQTAPFTVVGIGDMSGDVFGNGMLLSRTIRLVAAFDHRHIFIDPDPDPETSFEERQRLFDLARSTWDSYDRDLISDGGGVWPRTAKSVPLSAQVRRLLEVDAESLTPDELVSALLRAPVDLLFNGGVGTFVKASDETHAEVGDKTSDRVRVDASELRCKVVGEGGNLGFTGRARVEYALDGGRINTDAIDNSAGVDCSDHEVNIKIVLDACVRAGDLTRKQRDELLVAMTDEVAELVLADNDAQTEAISSSVANAGAMVEVHRRYLHHLEQGGQVDRELESLPSDEQLVERRNEGDGLVRPEFAVLLAYTKTLLYDELLASDLPEDPWLERELSRYFPSALRERYADRITAHRLRREIVATQVANALVNQAGTTFLFRLAEETGASVTDIVRAHTVAREVFDLRGLVDEVHSLDHRVPAAVQLEMLLEARRLVERGTRWLLRNLRRPLDITATVASFAEDAAVVTELLPASLRGVDREAADVRRTELEERGVIGDLAARVACLPSRFFVLDLVTVLHGSDDSDAAAVTGIYFTLAERLHLDWLREQISALPRETRWDTLARDALREDFFSQHSRLTAEVVRQTETGDDPPDRVDGWLRRNAAQVRRCEQMLAEIQATKTTDLARLSVALREIRNLRTAAT encoded by the coding sequence GTGACGTCTGGACTCGGGGATGGTGGCGAGCTGATCGACGACGTCGTCGACCTCGTGCGCCGGAAGATCGAGCCCGGCCGCGTCCCCGAGGCCGAGACGTTCGTCCGCCACTTCTTCGCCGGGGTCCTGCCGCGCGACCTGCAGGATCGGGAGGCGTCCGACCTCTACGGGGCCGCGATGGCGAGTTGGAACCTCGCCAGGACGCGGCAGCGCGGCACCCCGAACCTTCGGGTCTCCAACCCGGACCTCGAGCAGCACGGCTGGTCCTCGACCCACACCGTGGTGCAGATCGTCACCGACGACATGCCGTTCCTGGTCGATTCGGTGACCATGGAGCTGTCGCGTCACGACCTCGGCATCCACCTGATCGTCCACCCGATGATGGACGTCCACCGCGACGACCGGGGCCACCTCCTCGATGTGGAGGGGCAGGCTGGCCGCGACGAAGGGCACGAACTGCGTGAGGCGTTCCTCCACGTCGAGATCGACCATCAGACACGACCCGAGGTGCTGGACGAGGTCCGTGCACGGCTCACCGACGTCCTCGCTGACGTCCGTGCCGCCGTGGATGACTGGCCCGCGATGCGTGCGCGACTCTGGGAGATCCACGAGCAGCTCGGTGAGGCGCCACAGCCCGTCGAGGCCGAAGCGCTGGCTGAGGCACGCAGCTTCCTCGCCTGGCTCGACGACGATCACTTCACCTTCCTCGGCTACCGCAGCTACGACCTCGAGGAACGCGCCGAGGGGGACATCATCGTCGCTCAGCCCGAGACCGGCCTCGGGATCCTGCGCGGTGCCGCCCCGTCCGAGAAGAACCTCGCCGATCAGCCCCCCGAGGTGCGCGAGCTCGCCCGCGCGAGGACGTTGTTGAACCTGACGAAGGCCAACTCGCGCGCGACCGTCCACCGTCCGAGCTCGCTGGACTACGTCGGGATCAAGCGGTTCGGTCCGGCAGGTGAGGTCCTCGGCGAGTGGCGGTTCGTCGGGCTCTACACCTCACGCATCTACAGCAGCCGACCACACGACATCCCCGTGGTCCGTCGCAAGATCGCCACCGTCCTCGAACGAGCCGACCTGCCGGCCGATACCCACGATGCCAAGGACCTGACGGCGATCCTCGAGTCGCTCCCGCGTGACGAGCTGTTCGAGTCGTCTGCCGACGAGCTGTACGACCTCGCGTTCGGGATCCTCGGGCTGCAGGAGCGCCGCCAGGTGCGCCTGTTCGTCCGTCGTGACCGCTTCGGGCGCTACCTGTCCTGCCTGGTGTTCCTCCCCCGCGACCGCTACACCACCGAGAGCCGGCTGAAGATCCAGGACGTGCTGGTCGACGCGTACGATGCCGGCGGGCTCGAGCACTCGGTCCGGCTGTCGGAGTCGGTCCTGGCCCGGTTGCACTTCCTGGTCCGGGTCGCGCCGGGTCAGCGTGACCACCCGGACGTCGAGGAGGTCGAGCGCAGGCTCGCGCGAGCGGTCCGAACGTGGCAGGACGACCTCGCCGACGCGCTGGTCGACGCCCACGGTGAGGGCCGAGCGCGTCAGCTCGAGGTGCACTATCGCGACGCGTTCCCTGCGGCCTACCGCGAGGAACACGACGCTCGCCTGGCCGTCGTCGACCTCGAACGGCTGCGATCGCTGGACCCGGGCGGGGACCTCGCGATGAGCCTCTACCGACCGGTCGAGGCTCCCGACGACCGCGTGCACCTCAAGCTGTACCGCTCGGGGGCGCCGATCACGCTCTCGGCGGTGCTGCCCCTGCTGGAGAACATGGGCTGCGAGGTGATCGACCAGCGGCCGTACAGCATCCAGCCGGTCGACGGACCGCAGGTCTGGATCCACGACCTCGGCCTGTCGAGTCCACCCCCCGGCCCGCTGGACAGCACGCACCGCAGCGCGGCGTTCCAGGACGCGTTCGCCCGCGTCTGGAGCGGTGACAGCGAGGACGACGGGTTCAACCGTCTGGTCCTGCGGGCTGCGCTCAGCTGGCGTGAGGTGACCCTCCTGCGGGCGTACAGCAGGTACCTCCGGCAGGCGTCGACGCGGTTCAGCCAGGCGTACATGGAGGATGCGCTCGTCGACAACCCCGAGGTGACGCGCCTGCTGGTCGAGCTCTTCCACGCACGGTTCGACCCGAGCGCGAGCGAACGCGAGCACGACACGCTCCCAGCACGGATCGACGCGATCGAGTCCGCGCTGGACGCGGTCACCAGCCTCGACGTCGATCGGATCCTGCGCAGCTTCCTCCACCTCATCACGGCGACGCTGCGGACCAGCCACTTCCAGACGGACGCGGACGGTGGGCCTCGCCCCTGTCTGTCGTTCAAGTTCGACCCGTCGCAGATCCCGGACCTGCCTCGCCCTCGCCCTGCCTTCGAGATCTTCGTGTACGCGCCGCGGGTCGAGGGGGTGCACCTGCGCGGGGGGGCGGTGGCCCGCGGCGGCCTGCGGTGGTCGGACCGTCGCGAGGACTTCCGCACCGAGGTCCTCGGTCTGGCCAAGGCGCAGACGGTCAAGAATGCCGTCATCGTGCCGGTCGGCGCGAAGGGCGGTTTCGTCGTCAAGACACCGCCGTCGGTGGCAGGTGGTCGCGACGCCCTCCGTGAGGAGGTCGAGGCGTGCTACCGGATCTTCATCGGCGGTCTGCTCGACGTGACCGACAACATCGTCGACGGCCAGGTGGTGCCGCCGAGCGACATCGTCCGGTTCGACGGCGACGACCCGTACCTGGTGGTCGCCGCCGACAAGGGCACCGCCACCTTCTCCGACACCGCGAACGCCATCTCGCACGAGCGTGGGTTCTGGCTCGGGGACGCGTTCGCCTCCGGAGGGTCGGCGGGCTACGACCACAAGGCGATGGGTATCACGGCACGGGGTGCGTGGCGGTCCGTCCAGCGCCACTTCCGCGAGCTCGGCGTCGATACGCAGACGGCCCCGTTCACCGTCGTCGGCATCGGCGACATGTCCGGTGACGTCTTCGGCAACGGGATGTTGCTGTCGCGCACCATCCGGCTCGTCGCCGCCTTCGACCACCGACACATCTTCATCGACCCCGACCCGGATCCGGAGACCAGCTTCGAGGAGCGGCAACGGCTGTTCGACCTCGCGCGTTCGACCTGGGACAGCTACGACCGTGACCTCATCTCCGATGGCGGCGGGGTCTGGCCCCGGACCGCGAAGTCCGTCCCGTTGTCCGCGCAGGTCCGTCGGCTGCTCGAGGTCGACGCCGAGTCCCTCACCCCCGACGAGCTGGTCAGCGCGCTGCTCCGAGCGCCGGTGGACCTGCTGTTCAACGGCGGGGTCGGCACGTTCGTCAAGGCGAGCGACGAGACCCACGCCGAGGTCGGTGACAAGACCAGCGACCGGGTGCGTGTCGACGCCAGCGAGCTGCGCTGCAAGGTCGTCGGCGAGGGCGGCAACCTCGGGTTCACCGGCCGGGCCCGCGTCGAGTACGCGCTCGACGGCGGTCGCATCAACACCGACGCCATCGACAACTCGGCCGGCGTCGACTGCTCCGACCACGAGGTCAACATCAAGATCGTGCTCGACGCGTGCGTCCGCGCCGGCGACCTCACACGCAAGCAGCGCGATGAGCTGCTGGTGGCGATGACCGACGAGGTCGCCGAGCTGGTCCTCGCCGACAACGACGCGCAGACGGAGGCGATCAGCAGCTCGGTCGCCAACGCCGGGGCGATGGTCGAGGTCCACCGTCGCTACCTGCACCACCTGGAGCAGGGTGGGCAGGTCGACCGCGAGCTGGAGTCCCTTCCAAGCGACGAGCAGCTGGTCGAGCGGCGCAACGAGGGCGATGGGCTCGTCCGGCCGGAGTTCGCCGTGCTGCTCGCCTACACCAAGACCCTGCTGTACGACGAGCTACTGGCGAGCGACCTCCCCGAGGACCCCTGGCTCGAGCGCGAGCTCTCCCGCTACTTCCCCTCGGCGCTCCGCGAACGGTACGCCGATCGCATCACCGCACACCGGTTGCGCCGCGAGATCGTCGCGACACAGGTCGCCAACGCCCTGGTGAACCAGGCGGGCACCACCTTCCTGTTCCGCCTGGCCGAGGAGACCGGTGCCTCCGTGACCGACATCGTGCGCGCGCACACGGTCGCCCGGGAGGTCTTCGACCTCCGCGGCCTGGTGGACGAGGTGCACAGCCTGGACCACCGTGTGCCTGCGGCGGTCCAGCTCGAGATGCTCCTGGAGGCCCGACGGCTGGTCGAGCGCGGCACCCGCTGGCTGCTGCGGAACCTCCGGCGGCCTCTCGACATCACCGCGACGGTGGCGAGCTTCGCCGAGGATGCCGCGGTGGTGACCGAGCTCCTCCCGGCCTCCCTGCGCGGCGTCGACCGCGAGGCGGCCGACGTGCGCCGGACCGAGCTCGAGGAACGTGGCGTCATCGGTGATCTGGCCGCGCGTGTGGCCTGTCTGCCGTCCCGGTTCTTCGTCCTCGACCTGGTGACCGTCCTGCACGGCAGCGACGACTCGGACGCTGCGGCCGTCACCGGGATCTACTTCACGCTGGCCGAACGTCTGCACCTCGACTGGCTCCGTGAACAGATCAGCGCGCTCCCGCGCGAGACCCGGTGGGACACCCTGGCGCGCGACGCGCTCCGCGAGGACTTCTTCAGCCAGCACAGCCGGCTGACCGCCGAGGTGGTCCGGCAGACCGAGACCGGCGACGACCCGCCCGATCGGGTCGACGGCTGGCTGCGTCGCAACGCCGCACAGGTCCGACGTTGCGAGCAGATGCTGGCCGAGATCCAGGCCACCAAGACCACCGATCTGGCGCGCCTGTCGGTGGCCCTCCGTGAGATCCGCAACCTGCGGACGGCTGCGACCTGA
- a CDS encoding siderophore-interacting protein: MYGTVIRTEWLTPDLVRLVLGGSGLAAFDPVPCTDAYVNVALPPRGAPYAGAFDVDEVKVRHPREWWPHRRRYTVRSWDPERRELTLDIVIHGDQGVGGPWAAAARLGDVLVFGGPAGSYRPDQTADRHLLVGDESALPAIAASAEAAPHGTQVTARLLVNGPAHEVPFTSPGQLDLRWLHRTGDPAVDVHLLADEVRGLDLGTGRVQAFVHGEAEEVRAIRRHLLADRSLAQADLSCSPYWRRHLTDEAWREVKADWNAAVEDDIA, encoded by the coding sequence ATGTACGGCACCGTGATCCGCACCGAGTGGCTCACCCCCGACCTCGTCCGGCTCGTGCTCGGCGGCTCGGGTCTCGCCGCGTTCGACCCGGTGCCGTGCACCGACGCGTACGTCAACGTGGCGCTCCCACCGCGCGGCGCTCCCTACGCGGGCGCGTTCGACGTCGACGAGGTCAAGGTGCGTCACCCCCGGGAGTGGTGGCCCCACCGGCGGCGTTACACCGTGCGGAGCTGGGACCCGGAGCGCCGCGAACTGACGCTGGACATCGTCATCCACGGCGACCAGGGGGTCGGGGGGCCGTGGGCCGCCGCGGCGCGCCTCGGCGACGTCCTGGTGTTCGGTGGCCCCGCCGGTTCCTACCGTCCCGATCAGACCGCGGACCGGCACCTGCTGGTCGGTGACGAGTCGGCGCTCCCCGCCATCGCGGCCTCAGCGGAGGCCGCCCCGCACGGCACGCAGGTCACGGCCCGCCTCCTCGTGAACGGTCCGGCGCACGAGGTGCCGTTCACCTCACCGGGACAGCTCGACCTGCGCTGGCTCCACCGGACCGGCGACCCAGCGGTCGACGTCCACCTGCTCGCCGACGAGGTCCGCGGCCTCGACCTCGGCACCGGCCGGGTCCAGGCCTTCGTACACGGCGAGGCCGAGGAGGTGCGCGCGATCCGACGGCACCTGCTTGCCGACCGCAGTCTGGCCCAGGCCGATCTGTCGTGCTCGCCCTACTGGCGCCGGCACCTGACCGATGAGGCGTGGCGTGAGGTCAAGGCCGACTGGAACGCGGCCGTCGAGGACGACATCGCCTGA
- a CDS encoding HipA domain-containing protein gives MPELAFPIIDATEWPLVESEQLGTKEKVWVEDPDGESWLFKQVRADDRGGVRGEDWAEKLAAEVAVALRLPAAEVELAVRPFAQGLPRGVLSRYMLPEGHALTHGNELLGGRVAGYAQSRTGEVPGYTVATCMEALDAFDVTPNAEVPDGADARFLFAGYLVLDALVANTDRHHENWGVVQTLGRPPYIAPTFDHASSLGFQEPQDRKQRLLDIDSAAGWTTRARTKFEGKPHPIEVARQALGHLPRLQADEWRERVKSVSLDWWRATLERVPDELMSQVDRNFAYNIVRLNQEVLLDVC, from the coding sequence ATGCCTGAGCTGGCCTTCCCGATCATCGACGCCACCGAGTGGCCCTTGGTGGAGAGCGAACAGCTCGGCACCAAGGAGAAGGTCTGGGTCGAGGATCCGGACGGGGAGTCGTGGTTGTTCAAACAGGTGCGGGCCGATGACCGCGGCGGCGTTCGCGGTGAGGACTGGGCTGAGAAGCTCGCCGCCGAGGTGGCGGTGGCCTTGCGTCTTCCCGCCGCCGAGGTGGAACTCGCAGTACGACCGTTCGCGCAGGGCCTTCCGCGAGGGGTGCTGTCGCGGTACATGCTGCCCGAAGGACACGCACTCACCCACGGGAACGAGCTCCTCGGAGGAAGAGTTGCGGGCTACGCGCAAAGTCGCACGGGCGAGGTGCCCGGTTACACCGTGGCCACCTGCATGGAGGCGCTCGACGCCTTCGATGTGACGCCTAACGCTGAGGTCCCCGATGGCGCCGACGCCCGCTTCCTGTTCGCTGGATACCTCGTGCTCGACGCGCTCGTCGCCAACACCGACCGGCATCACGAGAACTGGGGAGTCGTGCAGACCCTCGGCCGGCCGCCGTACATCGCGCCCACGTTCGACCACGCGTCCAGCCTCGGCTTCCAAGAGCCCCAGGACCGCAAGCAGCGGCTGCTTGACATCGACAGCGCCGCGGGGTGGACCACCCGCGCCAGGACGAAGTTCGAGGGCAAACCTCACCCGATCGAGGTAGCCAGGCAAGCGCTCGGCCACCTGCCACGCCTCCAAGCCGACGAGTGGCGCGAACGGGTGAAGTCGGTCAGTCTCGACTGGTGGCGGGCTACCCTCGAACGGGTCCCGGACGAACTCATGTCGCAGGTCGACCGTAACTTCGCGTACAACATCGTCCGGCTCAACCAGGAGGTGCTGCTCGATGTCTGCTGA
- a CDS encoding S41 family peptidase has protein sequence MALEEERAYVDRALDLLEDGYHGGDEVDWPELRDVAHRRLDADPARVDSYLAIGAVLSRIGDAHNQLIYPAVVQQAVPERSGEYPRVERDGDVLIIKLPPVHVRYVTSPDYVRRTLAAIREGTEQATCGWIVDLREFTGGSMFHPLAVLGPVLVGQAALTLEHADGTVATAVGFDADGALLLDGLPAAEAIAERSVDEVLLPDLAEQEMLALTDLGPLPLPTPDIPIAVLTSRLTASSGEAVAVALEGRPATRRFGQATYGIPTGPTSYELEDGAVLRVATTRMVDRDGNAYSTSIPPDVDTSEPEADAAAWLEDAARCSVSQPSHE, from the coding sequence GTGGCGCTCGAGGAGGAGCGCGCCTACGTGGATCGGGCGTTGGACCTGCTCGAGGATGGCTACCACGGTGGAGACGAGGTCGACTGGCCCGAGCTCCGGGATGTTGCCCATCGACGTCTCGACGCCGACCCCGCGCGGGTCGACTCGTACCTTGCGATCGGCGCGGTCCTCAGCCGAATCGGCGACGCTCACAACCAGCTGATCTACCCCGCCGTCGTGCAGCAGGCCGTCCCCGAGCGGTCGGGTGAGTACCCGAGGGTCGAACGCGACGGGGACGTCCTGATCATCAAGCTGCCGCCTGTCCACGTGAGGTATGTCACGTCCCCCGACTACGTCCGGCGCACGTTGGCCGCCATCCGCGAAGGAACTGAGCAGGCGACGTGTGGCTGGATCGTCGATCTCCGTGAGTTCACCGGCGGGTCGATGTTCCACCCGCTCGCCGTTCTGGGGCCGGTCCTCGTTGGACAGGCGGCGCTCACGCTCGAACATGCGGACGGGACGGTCGCGACCGCGGTCGGGTTCGATGCCGACGGGGCCCTGCTGCTGGACGGCCTGCCCGCTGCCGAGGCCATCGCCGAGCGCTCAGTCGACGAGGTGCTGCTCCCGGACCTGGCTGAGCAAGAGATGCTGGCGCTGACCGACCTCGGCCCGCTGCCGCTGCCGACGCCTGACATCCCGATCGCGGTGCTCACCTCAAGACTCACGGCCAGCTCCGGTGAGGCCGTGGCCGTGGCGCTCGAAGGTCGCCCGGCGACACGACGGTTCGGTCAAGCCACCTACGGCATCCCAACCGGCCCGACCAGCTACGAGCTCGAGGACGGGGCCGTGCTGCGGGTGGCCACCACCCGGATGGTCGACCGCGACGGTAACGCCTACAGCACGAGCATCCCACCCGACGTCGACACATCGGAACCGGAGGCGGATGCTGCGGCCTGGCTGGAGGATGCGGCGCGGTGCAGCGTGAGCCAACCCTCGCACGAATAG
- a CDS encoding tyrosine-type recombinase/integrase has translation MRFDALVVRPSCDLALGTLEIRQTITKAGSRVIVKQPKSQRSRRTVPLPPPLVEVIEEHRVRQERRRAILGGEWEDHDLVFSNERGRYRYPDYVSTRFSTYARRFGLPHIGGPHGLRHSLASALDARGNGLATISALLGHAPTAVTSKVDTKRPAPRIL, from the coding sequence GTGCGCTTCGACGCGCTCGTGGTTCGGCCTTCGTGCGACCTCGCCCTCGGGACCCTCGAGATCCGCCAGACCATCACCAAGGCGGGCTCCCGGGTCATCGTCAAGCAGCCGAAGTCGCAACGGTCACGTCGCACCGTGCCGCTCCCGCCGCCCTTGGTGGAGGTGATCGAGGAGCACCGCGTCCGTCAGGAACGCCGCCGAGCGATCCTCGGCGGCGAGTGGGAGGATCACGACCTCGTCTTCTCCAACGAGCGGGGCCGCTACCGCTACCCCGACTACGTCTCGACGAGGTTCTCAACCTACGCCCGGCGCTTCGGTCTCCCACACATCGGCGGGCCTCACGGGCTACGACACTCGCTCGCGTCTGCTCTCGACGCGCGCGGCAACGGCCTGGCGACCATCAGCGCCCTGCTCGGGCACGCACCCACGGCTGTCACCTCGAAGGTCGACACCAAGCGGCCAGCGCCACGGATCCTGTGA
- a CDS encoding LLM class F420-dependent oxidoreductase, whose translation MRIGHPLPYAGDVQAATDQVVAMEEAGLDVVFVAEAYGFDAVSVLGYLAARTERIGLAAGILNVYSRTPALLAQVTAGLDAVSGGRFELGLGASGPQVIEGWHGMPYSKPLARTREVIELVRRMVAREEIEHHGKVFTLPLPADQGTGLGKPLKMLARPVRPRVPIHVAALGEKNVAMTAELADGWLPIFYLPERANGVWGDALAAGAAKRADDLAPLDIIAGGALAIAEGEQRRQLLDMLRPMYALYIGGMGAKGRNFYNDLATRYGYGDVAAELQDLYLAGDKDAAAALIPDELLELTNLVGSEGFIRERVEAFREAGVTTLNVTPIGDGPKLVELVKGFAS comes from the coding sequence GTGAGGATCGGCCACCCCCTGCCCTACGCCGGCGACGTCCAGGCTGCGACCGATCAGGTCGTCGCGATGGAGGAGGCCGGCCTCGACGTGGTCTTCGTCGCCGAGGCCTACGGCTTCGACGCCGTCAGCGTCCTCGGCTACCTCGCCGCCAGGACCGAGCGGATCGGACTGGCCGCCGGCATCCTCAACGTGTACTCGCGGACACCCGCGCTGCTCGCGCAGGTCACCGCCGGGCTCGACGCGGTCTCCGGCGGGCGCTTCGAGCTCGGCCTCGGCGCGTCCGGTCCCCAGGTCATCGAGGGCTGGCACGGGATGCCGTACAGCAAGCCGTTGGCACGGACCCGCGAGGTGATCGAGCTGGTGCGCCGGATGGTCGCCCGCGAGGAGATCGAGCACCACGGGAAGGTGTTCACCCTGCCACTGCCCGCGGACCAGGGCACCGGTCTCGGTAAGCCGCTGAAGATGCTGGCCCGGCCGGTCCGTCCCCGCGTGCCGATCCACGTCGCCGCCCTCGGCGAGAAGAACGTCGCGATGACCGCCGAGCTCGCCGACGGCTGGCTGCCGATCTTCTACCTGCCCGAGCGCGCGAACGGGGTCTGGGGCGACGCCCTCGCGGCGGGCGCCGCGAAGCGGGCCGACGACCTCGCACCGCTCGACATCATCGCCGGTGGTGCGCTGGCGATCGCCGAGGGTGAGCAGCGCCGGCAACTGCTCGACATGCTCCGCCCGATGTACGCCCTGTACATCGGCGGCATGGGCGCCAAGGGCCGCAACTTCTACAACGATCTCGCCACGCGCTACGGCTACGGCGACGTCGCTGCCGAGCTGCAGGACCTGTACCTCGCCGGCGACAAGGATGCGGCCGCGGCGCTGATCCCCGACGAGCTGCTCGAGCTGACCAACCTCGTCGGTTCGGAGGGCTTCATCCGCGAACGCGTCGAGGCGTTCCGCGAGGCCGGCGTGACCACCCTGAACGTCACCCCGATCGGTGACGGGCCGAAGCTGGTCGAGCTGGTCAAGGGCTTCGCGAGCTGA
- the sigJ gene encoding RNA polymerase sigma factor SigJ: MSADLATEAFAELRPRLFAIAYRLLGSVTEAEDVLQESWLAWARVDHESVVEPAAYLTTLVTRRSLDVLRSARVRRETYIGPWLPEPLLDGADQQAPAEDASDPVLLAESVRTAFLVVLESLSPAERVAFVLHDVFGYGYAELAVALGRSEDACRQLTSRARSHVAARRPRFDTDEQVVASAAERFLAASVGGDVAALVATLHPDVELISDGGGKARAARRIVVGSDRVARFFAGTLQPGAVTGAAFVTINGAPGVVVTGADGTRTAACIDIEDGLVRRVHLVRNPDKLRHVAV; the protein is encoded by the coding sequence GTGAGCGCCGACCTCGCCACCGAGGCGTTCGCCGAGCTCCGCCCCCGGCTGTTCGCGATCGCCTACCGCTTGCTCGGCAGCGTCACGGAGGCGGAGGACGTGCTCCAGGAGTCGTGGCTCGCGTGGGCACGCGTCGACCACGAGTCCGTGGTCGAGCCCGCTGCGTACCTGACGACGCTGGTGACCCGCCGCAGCCTCGACGTGCTGCGGTCGGCGCGGGTCCGGCGCGAGACCTACATCGGCCCGTGGCTGCCCGAGCCGCTGCTCGACGGCGCGGATCAGCAGGCCCCTGCCGAGGACGCGTCGGACCCGGTCCTGCTCGCCGAGTCGGTCCGCACGGCCTTCCTCGTGGTGCTCGAGTCTCTCTCCCCGGCCGAGCGGGTCGCGTTCGTCCTCCACGACGTCTTCGGGTACGGGTACGCCGAGCTCGCGGTTGCTCTCGGACGATCGGAGGACGCGTGTCGGCAGCTGACCTCCCGCGCGCGGTCGCACGTCGCTGCCCGGCGCCCGCGGTTCGACACCGACGAGCAGGTGGTCGCCTCCGCGGCCGAGCGGTTCTTGGCCGCCTCCGTCGGTGGTGACGTCGCGGCGTTGGTGGCCACCCTGCACCCCGACGTCGAGCTGATCAGCGACGGCGGCGGGAAGGCCCGGGCTGCGCGTCGCATCGTCGTCGGTTCCGATCGCGTCGCGCGGTTCTTCGCCGGGACGCTGCAGCCGGGCGCGGTGACGGGCGCGGCGTTCGTCACGATCAACGGCGCCCCGGGGGTGGTGGTCACCGGCGCCGACGGCACCCGGACGGCCGCCTGCATCGACATCGAGGACGGCCTCGTGCGGCGCGTCCACCTCGTACGCAACCCCGACAAGCTGCGACACGTCGCGGTCTGA